The window ATACCCGCATACAAAGGCTCATTCATAGCGCTATTTCCGAATGCGGCCCACGCCAAGATGACGCAGGCCGACGCCTCTTAGAATTTGTAACGCAGCGTTACAGTACTGGATGTACCGGCAATTGAGCGGGCGCGAATGTAATTTGCCCCTTCAATATTGCCCTCTTCCGATTCGGTAATACCGACTTCGTCGAATAGATTGTTGACTGCCAGCTCCACACTCAGATTGTCTGCCAATTGATAATCAGCAAATAAATTGACATAGGTGTAACCGGGCATCATAAATTCATTCGAATCCTGCGCGGGTGCATCGGTTGTGCCGATTATCGTCAGGCCAACACTCGCTTTATCCAGCTCTACACTAGGCACCAGTGCGTAGGTAAAATCGGCCTGGCGGCGCGGCGTGTTGCCCACCAGATCCGGGTTGTTCGAATCGACAATTTCCGCATCGGTCCAAGTGAGGTTACCACGCAAATTAAAGATGCCGCGGGTGTAGTAGCCTTCCAGCTCGAGACCCAGCGATTCGTAATCCCGCACAACCGCTGCATCACCGGAGCCGTTAGTACCCTCGGAGTTCACATCGTCGGTTTCCACGTAGAATATTGCCGCCGAACCACCCAGGTCTGCGGTTTCAAATTTGGAGCCGAATTCCAGCGAACGAATTTCGTTAACAACCGAGCCACTCACCGCAGTACCGTTTTGAAAAAAACCGCCGTCGCCGAGGCGGTCAGCATTAGCGCGACCCCCTTTACTCAGGCGGGTGTACAGTGAGAGAGTCTCGTTAAGTAAATAGTTGGCACCCAGCGAAAATGAGGTGTAATTCCAGTCGTAACTGATGGTGCGGTTACTACGCGGGTCGAAAACTGCCGCATCCTGCTCGACATTTTGGATAGCACCATCGCCATCCACATCGGTGCCACCGTTCACCGCGGTACTGGGAGCGAAACTGTAATAGCCGGTGCCTTCACCGGAGTCGCTGCGCACCACTAAATCGATGCGTACTTTTTCGTTCACATCCCAGTCGCCAGCAACATAATAGGCATCAATGGTGTAATCCAAGTCCGTGTCGCGTGTGCAGCAATAACCCCAGTCCGGCGCACCGTGCGATACCAGCCCGCCTTCGGTGAGCTTATTGCCATCGGCATCATAGGCATCGAGCAAGCTCGCATCGTCGCTGACATCCTGAATATAGGTTTGCCAATACCACTCCACATCAATATGTTGGGTCGCGCGGTAAACACCGCCGGTAATGCGGAAATTGTCGAAATTTTTTGTGAGGTTCATGTCCAATGTGGAGTTGCTTAGATCGGACAAATCGTTGTCGAAGGTGCGAATATTTTGTACCAGGCCATTGCCATTCAAATTGCGCAATTCAGCATCGGAGTATATATGGCCATCCAGCGAGCCCAACTGCGTCGCCCCCATAAGTGCAGGTGCCGATGAGATACTCGATGGATCAAAGCCACCCCCACTCATATCAAAAATACTGGCTGAAAACGCACCGGTAAAAGAGCCACTGTTTTTGGCGGAGCGCGCTTTCAAGTTGAGCGTCCAGTCGTCTTCCAGTTCAAAACTGAAATCCACACCCACAGCGTCGGATTTAGCGTGATACCCATCGGCAATAGATGAGCGGCGGCCATTAACGGTTTGAATGGTCAGCAGGTCTTTCGAAATATTTGACGCGGAAGTGATATCAAAGCCGGGAATATCATCGACGGTTGCAGACCCGTTAGAACCAGACACCGCCACCGGCATTGGCAAGTACGCGGGTGTGCGGTCATCCAGGTGTTTGAAATACAAGCGCGCATAACCATTTTCAAAATCTTTGGTGATATTAAATTTAATCTGGCCGCCTTCGGCAGAGGTGAATTGAGTTTCTCGCTCGCCTTTACCAGTGCGATAAAAGCCACCCACGTGAAAACGCAAGGTATCGCTGATGGGGCTGCCGAACTCGAAGTCTGTACGACTGATGTCGTAATCCAGGCCGATGGTTTGGGCAATGCTGCCACCTTCTTCTTCACCGGTTTTGCTGATGAAGTTAATTACACCCGCAGGAGAGTTACTGGCCAACGCGGCTGCCGAGCCACCTTTCAGCACCTCAACGCGATTGAGGGTGCTGTCCGCTTTAAGAAAAATATCGGCGTTGCCCACAATGATGTCGCCGAACTGTAGCACAGGCATGCCGTCTTCCAGCAACTGCACATACTTTGCGCCACCGGAAGCCACCGGCACACCGCGAATAGAAAGGTTTAAGTTTCCTTCGCCAGAAGACGATTCAGTGCGCACCCCCGGAATGGTGCGAAATACCTCGCCCACGCTGCGCGGCGCAGTTTGCAATAACTCATCCTGTGACAGACTGGAGACAGTAAGGCTGGTTTCCAGGTTTGAGCGGGATTCCAACTGACCGGTCACGATCACTTCTTCCACCTGCCGCTGGTTTGAGTTTTGTGCAGTAGCTCCCAACGGGATTCCGGCGACAATTGCACTGATGGCCAGGCTGAGGAGCTTGGGGTTACGACGTGTATTCATGGCGAAGCACCTTTTTTCTACGCTAACTTATTCGAGTTGTGCCCAGAGGCTTTTTCGCTTGCGGGTGCCTCGCGTAAGCTGCGTTGGCACGAAATATTGCAATCGATTGCAGAACTATAGATCACGAATGCAATCGTTTGCAAATCGCAAAATACGTTGTTTTCGATTAATTTTTAATAAAGCGGGAAAGGTTAGTCGCGAAAAGTCGCTAAAAAGCGTTAAGTAGATCCGCGGATGATAAGTTCAGGGGCAATAACTTCACTTTCGGTTATATCGCCCTGAATCTGGGAAAAGAGGTTTGCAACCAGCCGGTAGCCACTGGTGTGGATCAACTGGCTGATAGTGGTAAGCGGGGGCATCATCAATTCGGCCACGGGAACGTCGTCAAAACCTACCACAGACACAGTACCGGGAACTGCGATACCTGCCGCACCGAGGCGCCTGATAGCAACGCTTGCCAGAACATCACTGGCGGCGAAAATACCGTCAAAACGCAAGTTAGCGGTGTCTTCCAACAATTGATCCATTGCCTGATGGGCCTTTTCAAGGCTAAACCCACAAGGCACAAACTGGGTTTCATCTTCAGCAATGCCAGCCTCGCGCAGCACCGAGGTAAAACCCTGGCAGCGCATGCCGACCTCTGGCAGATTCACATCACCAATAAACACCAGCCGTCGACGGCCCTGCGCCAACAAGTGCTCAGCCGCCAAATGCCCACCGAGGTGATTGTCACTGCCAATTGTCACATAGGCTTGACCCTCCAAATGGGCTCCCCAGACAACCAGGGGTAATTGGGATTTCATCGCAAAATCGTTGATGTCCGCGTGAAGGTCGCTTTGGCCAATAATGATTACGCCATCGACATGGTTATAGCTTTCTACCTTGCTGCGCCAATCGTCTCGGTGTACACGAGAAAGCAGCATGTCGAAATCCGCTTCGGTGAGGGCATCGGCGATTGCGCCGAGCAGCTCCATAAAAAACGGGTCTGATACATGCTGCCCAGGCGCGTGATGCATTGGAATCATCACCGCAATGGTACGAGAGGACTGGAGGCGGAGATTGCGCGCCTGTTTGTTGATGCTGTAATTATGCTGCCGCGCCAGTGCTTGAATGCGCTTGCGGGTTTCTATATTGATTAAAGGGCTGTCGTTGAGCGCACGGGAAACCGTCGATTCAGAAACGCCGGCCAGGCGGGCAATATCGGACATTTTCTTGCGGGACACACCCGATGCTTTTTTGCTCATAACAACTGCAGCTCAACAATAGGGGCTTGATAACCAGCACAACAGGTTATGGTGATATGTATAGCAAGTAAAGCGCTAACATTCATAACCATACAGAGCCTCTCGATACGAAGCTTCTCGGCAAAGATTCACGATGCCCCATCGGGGAACCACTCTTATTTCAACTCACACATTCACAGTGGTTATTTTGTTGGAGTGCGTCGGCGACTTCGCCTTTTGATGCGACGGCCGATCCATCAGACTAACGACTGACACAACGCTAGCGTAAAGCATACAACGGATTTAGCTCTTGCTGCGCTCCCGCTTATTACCTGATGCTACCGCCACACAATCGCTGTCCAGCATATTAAACCGCGAAAGCAGATCTTCACAGAGTAACACTTTTTGCAATTTTAATTACATTGTTAAAAATCGCGCGAATTATTTAAGAATTACTGGCGCGCTAAAAAACGATCTGTGACCCACGCAATTGAATAGAAAATAGGGTTTTTCTACTATCCAACCGCCTTACATTCAACGTTAGGGATAACAAAAAGAACGCGAAAAAACACGTCTTTTTCTTCGCGCATGGTGCGCGGCACAATCCGGCCATTTTTTCCGGTAGCGGTATTCACCACCGGTCGGAAGCCATAAACACAATAATAAACAAGGCAACCTTTCTCATTTTTTTACCGGAGTACACATGAAAATATCAACACTGTTGCGCAAACATATTGCAGCCATAACACTGGGCGCACCTTTAGTTATAGCAACTGCTTTTTCGGCTCAAACCTACGCATTAACCCAACAATCCCACACTTGGGAAAATATTCGTATCGACGGCGGCGGATTTGTACCGGGAATTATCTTTAACCAGAGCGAACCCGATTTAATTTATGCCCGTACCGATATCGGCGGCGCATACCGTTGGAACGAACCCGAGCAAAAATGGGTACCCATGATGGATTGGGTAGGCTGGGACAACTGGGGCTGGAACGGCATTTTGAGTATTGCCACCGACCCAGTTGATACCGATCGCGTTTATGCTGCGGTGGGTATGTACACCAACAGCTGGGACCCAAACAACGGGGCAATAGCACGCTCAACCGACCGCGGAGAAACCTGGCAGGTCACCCCGCTGCCGTTTAAAATCGGCGGCAATATGCCAGGCCGGGGCATGGGCGAACGCCTGCGAATTGACCCTAACGACAACAGTACCGTGTACTTCGGCGCGGAGTTGGGCATGGGCCTGTGGCGCAGCAACGACTTCGGCGTTAGCTGGAGCGAAGTGGCGAACTTCCCAAACCCCGGCACCTATGTTCAAGACCCAACCGATACCAATGACTATCTCAATCGCAACCAAGGTGTGGTTTGGGTCGCTTTCGATAAAACCTCGGGCAGCCCCGGCTCTGGATCACAGCATATTTTCGTTGGTGTAGCAGACAAGCAGGACTGCCTGTACGAAAGCCTCGATGGTGGAGCAACCTGGCAGCCAGTGCCTGGCGCCCCCACCGGCTACATCCCCAAAAAAGGCGTAGTCGATTACGACAACGGTTATCTCTATATCGCGACCAGTGATACCGGTGGCCCTTACGACGGCGAAGAAGGCGAAGTGTGGCGCTACACCATTGCGACCGGCGAATGGACAGATATCAGCCCGATGACCATCGCCAGTGGCGACCTCTATTTTGGTTACAGCGGCCTCACCATCGACCGTCAGAACCCATCCACTATCATGGTGGCCTCGGTCAACTCCTGGTGGCCGGATATGATTTTGTTCCGTTCCACCGACAGCGGTGAGA of the Teredinibacter turnerae T7901 genome contains:
- a CDS encoding TonB-dependent siderophore receptor gives rise to the protein MNTRRNPKLLSLAISAIVAGIPLGATAQNSNQRQVEEVIVTGQLESRSNLETSLTVSSLSQDELLQTAPRSVGEVFRTIPGVRTESSSGEGNLNLSIRGVPVASGGAKYVQLLEDGMPVLQFGDIIVGNADIFLKADSTLNRVEVLKGGSAAALASNSPAGVINFISKTGEEEGGSIAQTIGLDYDISRTDFEFGSPISDTLRFHVGGFYRTGKGERETQFTSAEGGQIKFNITKDFENGYARLYFKHLDDRTPAYLPMPVAVSGSNGSATVDDIPGFDITSASNISKDLLTIQTVNGRRSSIADGYHAKSDAVGVDFSFELEDDWTLNLKARSAKNSGSFTGAFSASIFDMSGGGFDPSSISSAPALMGATQLGSLDGHIYSDAELRNLNGNGLVQNIRTFDNDLSDLSNSTLDMNLTKNFDNFRITGGVYRATQHIDVEWYWQTYIQDVSDDASLLDAYDADGNKLTEGGLVSHGAPDWGYCCTRDTDLDYTIDAYYVAGDWDVNEKVRIDLVVRSDSGEGTGYYSFAPSTAVNGGTDVDGDGAIQNVEQDAAVFDPRSNRTISYDWNYTSFSLGANYLLNETLSLYTRLSKGGRANADRLGDGGFFQNGTAVSGSVVNEIRSLEFGSKFETADLGGSAAIFYVETDDVNSEGTNGSGDAAVVRDYESLGLELEGYYTRGIFNLRGNLTWTDAEIVDSNNPDLVGNTPRRQADFTYALVPSVELDKASVGLTIIGTTDAPAQDSNEFMMPGYTYVNLFADYQLADNLSVELAVNNLFDEVGITESEEGNIEGANYIRARSIAGTSSTVTLRYKF
- a CDS encoding LacI family DNA-binding transcriptional regulator — translated: MSKKASGVSRKKMSDIARLAGVSESTVSRALNDSPLINIETRKRIQALARQHNYSINKQARNLRLQSSRTIAVMIPMHHAPGQHVSDPFFMELLGAIADALTEADFDMLLSRVHRDDWRSKVESYNHVDGVIIIGQSDLHADINDFAMKSQLPLVVWGAHLEGQAYVTIGSDNHLGGHLAAEHLLAQGRRRLVFIGDVNLPEVGMRCQGFTSVLREAGIAEDETQFVPCGFSLEKAHQAMDQLLEDTANLRFDGIFAASDVLASVAIRRLGAAGIAVPGTVSVVGFDDVPVAELMMPPLTTISQLIHTSGYRLVANLFSQIQGDITESEVIAPELIIRGST